The following are encoded together in the Xanthomonas vesicatoria ATCC 35937 genome:
- a CDS encoding DUF6795 domain-containing protein — MAFFKTLYFFSEVEGVVLLNGRPLAGAEVEREYTWRWGNQRRSSTTRTDQDGRFHFPTVTGRSLTAQLLPHEPVIVQYLKIRHAGRSHQGWFHSKRNYDDKGEFGHSPMRLQCDLADEPAPRVDIGSLGICVRQSER; from the coding sequence ATGGCTTTTTTCAAGACGCTTTATTTCTTCTCCGAGGTCGAGGGTGTCGTGTTGCTAAACGGTCGGCCGCTCGCAGGTGCAGAGGTGGAGCGCGAATACACGTGGCGTTGGGGAAATCAGCGCCGGAGCTCGACAACACGCACGGATCAAGACGGGAGGTTTCATTTTCCGACAGTCACCGGCAGATCATTGACCGCCCAGTTATTGCCGCACGAACCAGTGATCGTGCAATACCTGAAGATTCGGCACGCTGGCCGATCCCATCAAGGATGGTTTCATTCGAAGCGTAATTATGATGACAAGGGTGAGTTTGGTCACTCGCCAATGCGCCTGCAGTGCGATCTTGCAGACGAGCCTGCGCCGCGCGTTGACATCGGGAGTTTGGGTATCTGTGTTCGACAGTCAGAGCGTTGA
- a CDS encoding DUF6795 domain-containing protein: MIVNRQLPIFVGLLLACLFPQGNAMPLSNVLYLFSEVQGSVLLDGEPVEGVDIEQEYHWHWSNERQTHSVKTDAQGRFQFRAVTTTSWLARFMPHEPVIGQRITLRYQGNEHKGWVFTKHNYSNHGEVHGRPLNFVCELTAKPVANPETETFGICVLR; the protein is encoded by the coding sequence ATGATCGTCAATCGCCAATTGCCGATCTTCGTCGGGCTGCTGCTTGCCTGCTTATTCCCTCAAGGTAACGCCATGCCTCTTTCAAACGTCCTCTACCTGTTTTCGGAAGTTCAGGGCAGCGTGCTGCTCGATGGTGAGCCGGTCGAGGGTGTGGACATCGAGCAGGAATATCACTGGCACTGGAGCAACGAGCGCCAGACACATTCTGTCAAGACCGATGCGCAAGGCCGCTTTCAATTTCGCGCCGTCACTACGACGTCGTGGTTGGCACGATTCATGCCGCATGAACCGGTCATCGGCCAGCGCATCACGCTGCGATATCAGGGCAACGAGCACAAGGGATGGGTGTTCACCAAACACAATTACAGCAACCATGGTGAGGTGCATGGGCGGCCCCTGAACTTCGTCTGTGAATTGACTGCCAAGCCAGTCGCCAACCCCGAGACGGAAACGTTTGGTATCTGCGTGCTTCGGTAA
- a CDS encoding TonB-dependent receptor yields the protein MQRSDSYRFQLSVLAVAIAACSPAVQAQTNATSASAERTVASSPASSVNPAGASAAPGDAVGAESVASSDEISNADASPAVTKTGVRTLDAMQVTGVRRANAAAAESKRAATNITDVISATDVRALPDSTIVEALRRVPGLSVLPATDNEHPRDEAATPVLRGLGPSYNNVTIDGLTIASPGTPNGTLGSITRGVRLDLLPASMVSELQVVKTFTPDLDPNATGGAVNLKTRSAFENGGKPFFSAEAALGHANDVGKPRDQDDPGYRLNATGSRTFGSEQQYGFTLSANYQTLSSYTETHMTTDTVHYGFYDNNGVLQTGANLGNGWAVPQQDKYWYVQNQRDRYGVTGKFEMRPSAALEAYAMAGYYYFKDNMERNEVIIDPRNRNQVFNQTATSGSYPGGDIEVGYSNQIVTTRTKVAQLGTIWRPTDRQQFSARGAWSDATYDEPIRMIKYATGISRAAPVPVGQTGSGVTLNATPNYAFNYDTSGFDQRFGVSPQAYNNLDNYSLSYWRPDYKRTAADRILTGRLDYGFNQGESDQGIGFAAGVSYTTDKPSYDIYRVEYQPNTSAPAFGLADVAGTGRAPMRYAGLNLITIDPDKANRVLAASPLSAFNSTDQQAFSNQDNFTHTEKTFGSYGLVSYRSDRLNVQAGVHFDSTKLDTVGRQRQLDAASNRYVYVDNPTSADYDYLLPSAILTYHLTDALDLRAGASRTLGRPPYDAYAARTSIGFVNTTDAGNPNAQGVTVTIGNPDIKPRVSNNLDLSLEWRLPGDFDAFASTAVFDKRIQDEIFTLSRTDSFTFDGTTYANALISTPANAAKARIRGVEFNGIVNTLAPIAPWLSGVGFSANFAVLDGSLDVPYSVGSGTAVTQRERKLDNLVGQPDYTANATVFYNTGGLELRAAYNRQGKALRSIVSNIDWQDLYWSPRSQLDFTATYAISKQLSVIGQVSNITHSRITSVTGPGQNLLKDSYSVPTTYWFGLRFTPTF from the coding sequence ATGCAGCGCTCCGATTCGTACCGTTTTCAGCTGTCCGTTCTCGCCGTCGCCATCGCGGCATGTTCACCGGCGGTGCAGGCGCAGACCAACGCGACTTCTGCTAGTGCAGAGCGCACCGTTGCATCGTCGCCTGCATCATCCGTAAATCCCGCAGGCGCTAGCGCAGCACCGGGCGACGCAGTCGGCGCCGAATCGGTGGCGTCTTCAGATGAAATATCCAACGCAGACGCATCGCCCGCCGTCACCAAGACCGGCGTGCGAACCCTCGATGCCATGCAAGTCACCGGCGTGCGTCGTGCCAATGCAGCGGCAGCGGAAAGCAAGCGTGCGGCGACCAATATCACCGATGTGATCAGCGCCACCGACGTGCGCGCCCTGCCGGACAGCACCATCGTCGAAGCACTGCGCCGCGTGCCGGGTTTGTCCGTGTTGCCGGCCACCGACAACGAGCATCCGCGCGACGAAGCGGCCACGCCGGTGTTGCGCGGTCTGGGGCCGTCGTACAACAACGTCACCATCGACGGCTTGACCATCGCCTCGCCTGGCACGCCCAACGGCACGCTCGGCTCGATCACCCGCGGCGTGCGGTTGGATCTGCTGCCGGCCTCGATGGTCAGCGAGTTGCAGGTGGTCAAGACCTTCACCCCGGACCTGGATCCCAACGCCACCGGCGGTGCGGTCAATCTCAAGACGCGCAGTGCGTTCGAAAATGGCGGCAAGCCGTTCTTCAGCGCCGAAGCCGCGCTGGGCCACGCCAATGATGTCGGCAAGCCGCGCGATCAGGACGACCCGGGCTATCGCTTGAATGCCACCGGCAGCCGCACCTTCGGCAGCGAACAGCAATACGGCTTCACGCTGTCGGCCAACTACCAGACGCTGAGCAGCTACACCGAAACCCATATGACCACCGACACGGTGCATTACGGGTTCTACGACAACAACGGCGTGCTGCAGACCGGCGCCAATCTCGGCAATGGCTGGGCGGTGCCGCAGCAGGACAAATACTGGTACGTGCAGAACCAGCGCGACCGCTATGGCGTCACCGGCAAGTTCGAGATGCGGCCCAGCGCGGCGCTCGAAGCGTATGCCATGGCCGGTTACTACTATTTCAAGGACAACATGGAGCGCAACGAGGTCATCATCGACCCGCGTAACCGCAACCAGGTGTTCAACCAGACCGCCACGTCCGGCAGTTATCCGGGCGGCGATATCGAGGTGGGATATTCCAACCAGATCGTCACCACGCGCACCAAGGTGGCGCAGTTGGGAACGATCTGGCGACCGACCGACCGGCAGCAGTTTTCCGCGCGTGGCGCGTGGTCCGATGCCACCTACGACGAGCCGATCCGCATGATCAAGTACGCCACCGGCATCAGCCGCGCCGCACCGGTGCCGGTGGGCCAGACCGGCAGTGGCGTGACCCTCAATGCCACGCCCAATTACGCATTCAACTACGACACGTCCGGGTTCGATCAGCGCTTCGGAGTATCGCCGCAGGCCTATAACAACCTGGATAACTACAGCCTGTCGTACTGGCGGCCCGACTACAAACGCACCGCCGCCGATCGCATTCTCACCGGGCGGCTCGATTACGGGTTCAATCAGGGCGAAAGCGATCAGGGCATCGGCTTTGCGGCAGGCGTGTCGTATACCACCGACAAGCCGTCCTACGACATCTATCGCGTCGAATATCAGCCCAACACCAGCGCACCGGCCTTCGGCCTGGCCGACGTGGCCGGCACCGGCAGGGCGCCGATGCGTTACGCCGGGTTGAACCTGATCACCATTGATCCGGACAAGGCCAACCGCGTGCTGGCGGCATCGCCGTTGAGCGCCTTCAACAGCACCGACCAGCAGGCCTTCAGCAACCAGGACAACTTCACCCATACCGAAAAGACTTTCGGCAGCTATGGGCTGGTGAGCTATCGCAGCGATCGGCTCAATGTGCAAGCCGGCGTGCATTTCGACAGCACCAAGCTCGATACGGTGGGCCGCCAGCGCCAACTCGATGCCGCCAGCAACCGCTATGTCTATGTCGATAACCCGACCAGTGCCGATTACGACTATCTGCTGCCGTCGGCCATCCTGACCTACCACCTGACCGACGCGCTGGACCTGCGCGCCGGCGCCAGCCGCACGCTGGGTCGCCCGCCGTACGATGCGTACGCAGCGCGCACCTCGATCGGCTTCGTCAACACGACCGATGCCGGAAACCCGAATGCGCAAGGTGTCACCGTCACCATCGGCAACCCGGACATCAAGCCGCGGGTGTCCAACAACCTGGATCTGTCGCTGGAATGGCGCTTGCCCGGCGACTTCGATGCCTTCGCGTCCACGGCGGTGTTCGACAAGCGTATCCAGGACGAAATCTTTACGCTCTCGCGCACCGACAGCTTCACCTTCGACGGCACCACCTACGCCAATGCCTTGATCAGCACCCCGGCCAATGCGGCCAAGGCGCGCATCCGTGGGGTCGAGTTCAACGGCATCGTCAACACCTTGGCGCCCATCGCGCCGTGGCTCAGCGGTGTGGGCTTCAGTGCCAATTTCGCCGTGCTCGATGGCAGCCTCGACGTGCCGTACAGCGTCGGCAGCGGTACGGCTGTCACTCAGCGCGAACGCAAGCTCGACAACCTGGTTGGCCAACCGGACTACACCGCCAACGCAACGGTGTTCTACAACACCGGCGGGCTGGAGTTGCGTGCGGCCTACAACCGGCAGGGCAAGGCCTTGCGTTCGATCGTCAGCAATATCGATTGGCAGGACCTGTATTGGTCGCCGCGCTCGCAGCTGGATTTCACCGCCACCTATGCCATCAGCAAGCAGCTCAGCGTGATCGGCCAGGTCAGTAACATCACCCACAGCCGCATCACCAGCGTGACTGGGCCAGGGCAGAACCTGCTCAAGGACAGTTACTCGGTGCCCACCACGTACTGGTTTGGTCTGCGCTTTACGCCGACGTTTTGA
- a CDS encoding WD40/YVTN/BNR-like repeat-containing protein translates to MAGELTFLGGYLQSRHIGRAIAQIGMLTDQGVTSSILLKWDASQNRWFHFGLDWCASWLCYIDQPEPAVIAVGADGSVSVGTAAGTTEERVDVSLDGPARRGPLRGLHVIAGAVYVTGMGRQVYRRDGVQTWTRQDEGVVLARGEAQLCGFNALDGLGEDAIYAVGFNGEIWKCNNGQWLQQDSPTTLVLHKVKVVREDLVFACGQQGILLRNNGGGWKTIAQDVTTDDLWGMEWFQQELYVACDRGLFKLDNTDRLIEVDMRLSPKPSCRRLHANDGVLWSCGPKHVTWTEDGQTWMDVTP, encoded by the coding sequence ATGGCCGGTGAACTCACGTTTCTTGGTGGCTATCTGCAAAGTCGCCATATTGGACGGGCGATAGCGCAGATCGGCATGTTGACCGATCAGGGTGTGACCAGCTCGATACTGCTCAAGTGGGACGCAAGCCAGAACAGGTGGTTCCACTTTGGCCTGGATTGGTGTGCGTCATGGTTGTGCTACATCGATCAACCCGAGCCTGCCGTCATTGCCGTTGGTGCAGACGGTAGCGTTTCGGTCGGCACGGCAGCCGGCACCACCGAAGAGCGCGTGGACGTCTCACTGGACGGTCCTGCGCGCCGGGGGCCGCTACGCGGCCTACATGTGATCGCAGGCGCTGTTTACGTAACGGGCATGGGGCGCCAGGTGTACCGCAGGGACGGTGTGCAGACGTGGACGCGCCAGGACGAAGGCGTGGTACTGGCGCGTGGTGAGGCGCAATTGTGTGGTTTCAACGCACTCGATGGCCTTGGCGAGGACGCCATCTACGCTGTTGGCTTCAATGGAGAAATATGGAAATGCAACAATGGACAGTGGCTGCAGCAAGATAGCCCCACCACCCTGGTATTGCACAAGGTCAAAGTCGTACGTGAGGACCTCGTTTTTGCTTGCGGACAACAGGGGATTCTGTTGCGAAACAATGGAGGTGGTTGGAAGACCATCGCGCAGGACGTGACAACAGATGATTTGTGGGGCATGGAGTGGTTTCAACAAGAGCTTTATGTGGCGTGCGATCGCGGGCTGTTCAAGCTTGACAACACGGATCGATTGATCGAAGTGGACATGCGGTTGTCGCCGAAGCCCAGCTGTCGGCGCCTTCATGCCAACGATGGAGTGCTGTGGTCGTGTGGCCCCAAGCATGTGACCTGGACCGAAGACGGCCAGACGTGGATGGATGTAACCCCGTGA